Proteins from one Acidobacteriota bacterium genomic window:
- a CDS encoding cytosine permease: protein MNPADIGQIPSSARTQRALDIFWIFAGANIVATTLQVGAALSTDFRSTSALILIVAGATGGSLLVASLAILGPRLGVPSVIAARAALGVRGAGLVAALLYITNFAWIAVNNVIAASVGARLLGGPTAVPLWIAGLGLVSTAVVALGPRAVGLADRIAVPLLLLVGGAMTWAVIQAPPHLVPLTVPAAQPTPWFRGFDIVVGYQVSWILMFADYSRYTRSERKSAWAVFLGLLLTSLWMMPLGLAAARVAGTADPGAMMAAIGLGWVGAVLMVLATVTTNFVNIYMSGLAWKSLVPRMGAQWSVWSIGIIGTLLGLLSGAWLDRYAEFMVVLGGVLVPVGGVLLAHFRFGHPAPHVPDLYDATGPYRGVLVPGVVAWALGSLAYYLASSWGGTLPSLVTAIVAYRILARRR, encoded by the coding sequence ATGAATCCGGCGGATATCGGTCAGATTCCCTCGAGCGCGCGGACTCAACGCGCGCTCGATATATTCTGGATCTTCGCCGGCGCCAATATCGTCGCCACGACCCTGCAGGTGGGCGCGGCGCTCTCCACTGACTTCCGTTCGACCTCGGCGCTGATCCTGATTGTGGCCGGCGCCACCGGCGGCTCGCTGCTCGTCGCGTCGCTGGCCATCCTCGGTCCGCGGCTGGGCGTGCCGTCGGTCATCGCGGCGCGCGCGGCGCTGGGCGTTCGCGGCGCGGGCCTGGTCGCCGCCCTGCTCTACATCACCAACTTCGCGTGGATTGCCGTCAACAATGTCATTGCCGCGTCGGTTGGCGCGCGCCTGCTGGGCGGTCCGACAGCCGTGCCGCTGTGGATTGCCGGCCTCGGCCTCGTGTCGACCGCCGTGGTCGCGCTCGGCCCGCGTGCCGTGGGCCTGGCCGATCGGATTGCGGTGCCGTTGCTGCTGTTGGTTGGAGGCGCGATGACCTGGGCTGTCATTCAGGCGCCCCCGCATCTGGTGCCGTTGACAGTTCCAGCCGCACAGCCCACCCCGTGGTTTCGCGGATTCGACATCGTCGTCGGCTATCAGGTGTCGTGGATTCTGATGTTTGCGGACTATTCCCGCTACACCCGTTCCGAGCGGAAGAGCGCGTGGGCGGTGTTTCTCGGGCTGCTGCTCACCAGCCTCTGGATGATGCCGCTTGGTCTTGCCGCCGCACGCGTGGCGGGCACTGCCGACCCGGGTGCGATGATGGCGGCCATTGGCCTCGGATGGGTGGGCGCCGTGCTGATGGTCCTGGCCACCGTCACCACCAACTTCGTGAACATCTACATGTCGGGGCTGGCCTGGAAGAGTCTGGTGCCGCGGATGGGCGCCCAGTGGTCGGTCTGGTCGATTGGCATCATCGGCACGCTCCTGGGACTGCTCTCCGGGGCGTGGCTGGATCGGTACGCCGAGTTCATGGTGGTGCTGGGCGGCGTGCTGGTGCCGGTCGGTGGCGTGCTGCTGGCCCACTTCCGGTTTGGCCACCCGGCGCCTCACGTGCCTGATCTGTACGACGCCACTGGGCCGTATCGCGGAGTCCTGGTGCCGGGCGTGGTGGCATGGGCGCTCGGAAGCCTGGCCTATTATCTCGCCAGCTCGTGGGGCGGAACGCTGCCGTCGCTCGTGACCGCGATTGTGGCGTATCGGATCCTCGCGCGAAGGCGGTGA